In Roseomonas fluvialis, one genomic interval encodes:
- a CDS encoding c-type cytochrome — MLALAGPATAQDAAGDPAAGQRVFNQCRACHVVENNGRNGVGPNLHTVFGRRAASIENFRYSANLRTLGEQGHVWNADNLRAYLRNPKDVAPQGIMSFPGLRNEQQINDVIAYLRSQAG; from the coding sequence ATGCTCGCCCTTGCCGGACCAGCGACCGCGCAGGACGCGGCGGGCGACCCCGCCGCCGGCCAGCGTGTGTTCAACCAGTGCCGCGCCTGCCACGTCGTCGAGAACAATGGCCGCAACGGCGTCGGGCCCAACCTGCACACGGTCTTCGGCCGTCGCGCCGCCAGCATCGAGAATTTCCGCTACTCCGCGAACCTACGAACCCTGGGCGAGCAGGGGCATGTCTGGAATGCGGACAATCTGCGCGCCTATCTGCGCAACCCGAAGGATGTCGCACCGCAGGGCATCATGTCCTTCCCCGGGCTGCGCAACGAACAGCAGATCAACGACGTGATCGCCTATCTCCGCTCGCAGGCGGGCTGA
- a CDS encoding pyridoxamine 5'-phosphate oxidase family protein produces MSNDAELRAKFWDSLGSDMTMMLGLDGVEDGHARPMTAQIEGPHGPIWFFTSKDNGIVNALDRGNRAIATFVSKGHDLFATVHGSVAVATDREVIDRLWNRFIAAWFDGGKDDPNLVLLRLDTESAEIWLNERNFVAGIKMLLGIDPKEDYADKTAEVTLR; encoded by the coding sequence ATGTCGAACGATGCTGAACTCCGCGCGAAGTTCTGGGACAGCCTGGGGTCGGACATGACCATGATGCTCGGCCTCGATGGCGTCGAGGACGGTCATGCCCGCCCGATGACCGCGCAGATCGAGGGCCCGCACGGGCCGATCTGGTTCTTCACGTCGAAGGACAATGGCATCGTGAATGCGTTGGACCGTGGGAACCGTGCCATCGCGACCTTCGTCTCCAAGGGCCACGATCTGTTCGCGACCGTTCATGGCAGCGTGGCGGTCGCCACGGATCGCGAGGTGATTGACCGGCTGTGGAATCGCTTCATCGCCGCCTGGTTTGACGGCGGCAAGGATGATCCGAACTTGGTGCTCCTGCGCCTCGACACCGAAAGCGCCGAGATCTGGCTGAACGAGCGCAACTTCGTCGCCGGCATCAAGATGCTGCTCGGCATCGATCCCAAGGAGGACTACGCGGACAAGACCGCCGAGGTGACGCTGCGCTGA
- the motA gene encoding flagellar motor stator protein MotA, which produces MTTILGIVVLFVMVFGGYMLAGGKFDIIIKALPFELMMIGGAAVGAFLSSNSMHDVKHTLGGFGKIIKGARFHKQDYTEILSLLYFLVRLAQTKGPMALEPHIEKPDESAAFQKFPKIAADHHAVMMICDYLRMVGMNADDPHQIEDVMGRELKKVKEEEMHPSHALQGMADALPALGIVAAVLGVIKTMASISEPPAVLGKMIGGALVGTFLGVFLAYGIVGPMATRLKGVVDEEARYYDVIKAVIVAHLHGNAPQVAVETGRKLVPSAYMPTFQELEQSLQELQIA; this is translated from the coding sequence ATGACCACCATCCTCGGCATCGTCGTGCTGTTCGTCATGGTGTTCGGCGGCTACATGCTGGCCGGCGGCAAGTTCGACATCATCATCAAGGCCCTGCCCTTCGAACTGATGATGATCGGCGGTGCGGCGGTCGGTGCCTTCCTGTCGTCGAATTCGATGCACGACGTGAAGCACACGCTGGGCGGCTTCGGGAAGATCATCAAGGGCGCGCGCTTCCACAAGCAGGACTACACCGAGATCCTGTCGCTGCTGTACTTCCTGGTGCGCCTTGCCCAGACCAAGGGACCGATGGCGCTGGAACCGCACATCGAAAAGCCCGACGAGAGCGCGGCTTTCCAGAAGTTTCCCAAGATCGCCGCCGACCACCACGCGGTGATGATGATCTGCGACTACCTGCGCATGGTCGGCATGAATGCCGACGACCCGCACCAGATCGAGGACGTGATGGGTCGCGAGCTCAAGAAGGTGAAGGAGGAGGAGATGCACCCCTCCCACGCGCTGCAGGGCATGGCGGATGCGCTGCCCGCGCTCGGCATCGTCGCCGCCGTGCTCGGCGTCATCAAGACCATGGCATCGATCAGCGAGCCGCCGGCGGTGCTGGGCAAGATGATCGGCGGCGCGCTGGTGGGCACGTTCCTCGGCGTGTTCCTCGCCTATGGCATCGTAGGGCCGATGGCCACGCGGCTGAAGGGCGTGGTGGACGAGGAAGCGCGCTACTACGACGTGATCAAGGCGGTGATCGTGGCGCATCTGCACGGCAATGCGCCGCAGGTCGCCGTCGAGACCGGGCGCAAGCTGGTGCCCAGCGCCTATATGCCGACCTTCCAGGAGCTCGAGCAGTCGCTGCAGGAACTCCAGATCGCCTGA
- a CDS encoding flagellar motor protein MotB — protein MSGKTRGAKGGGTIVIRREEGGEHGHHGGAWKVAYADFVTAMMAFFLLMWLLNATTEEQRRGLADYFAPTNLLARSVSGSGQPFGGQTPNDNGNVTSTTGATTIQPGQVPVVMDIEEDDTDTPARPMPRREGPEAREDAEDPRLVVQTPPGAHAGPEQPRGGPSATPAPEATPEALGEAELRRELARREREAFEQAAEQIREAIAADPALADLARQMLVEQTPEGLRIQLVDAERQPMFALGGAAPNDRARALLARVAQAAMRLPNPIAISGHTDSTPFRGGGERSNWDLSADRANTTRRLLIEGGLAEGRIRSVTGNADRDPLLPDQPTAAANRRVSITLLRQNRDEPVR, from the coding sequence ATGTCCGGCAAGACACGAGGCGCGAAGGGCGGCGGCACGATCGTGATCCGTCGCGAGGAAGGCGGCGAGCACGGCCACCATGGAGGCGCGTGGAAGGTCGCCTATGCGGACTTCGTCACCGCCATGATGGCGTTCTTCCTGCTGATGTGGCTGCTGAACGCCACCACCGAGGAACAGCGCCGGGGCCTGGCAGACTACTTCGCGCCCACCAACCTACTGGCGCGGTCGGTGTCCGGTTCCGGGCAGCCCTTCGGCGGCCAGACCCCCAACGACAACGGCAACGTCACCTCGACCACCGGGGCCACCACCATCCAGCCCGGCCAGGTGCCCGTAGTCATGGATATCGAGGAAGACGACACCGACACCCCCGCCCGCCCCATGCCGCGCCGCGAAGGCCCAGAGGCGCGCGAAGATGCCGAGGACCCGCGCCTGGTGGTTCAGACGCCGCCCGGCGCCCATGCCGGCCCCGAACAGCCCCGCGGCGGCCCCTCAGCGACCCCCGCCCCGGAAGCAACACCCGAGGCGCTCGGCGAGGCCGAGTTGCGCCGCGAACTCGCCCGGCGCGAGCGCGAGGCCTTCGAGCAGGCAGCCGAGCAGATCCGTGAGGCGATCGCCGCCGACCCGGCGCTGGCCGATCTCGCGCGCCAGATGCTGGTCGAACAGACGCCCGAGGGGCTGCGCATCCAGCTGGTGGATGCCGAGCGCCAGCCGATGTTCGCGCTCGGCGGCGCTGCGCCGAACGATCGTGCGCGTGCGCTGCTGGCCCGTGTGGCCCAGGCGGCAATGCGCCTGCCCAACCCGATCGCCATTTCCGGCCACACCGACTCCACGCCCTTCCGCGGCGGGGGCGAGCGCAGCAACTGGGACCTTTCGGCCGACCGCGCCAACACCACGCGCCGCCTGCTGATCGAAGGCGGCCTGGCGGAGGGGCGCATCCGGTCGGTGACCGGCAACGCCGACCGCGACCCGCTGCTGCCCGACCAGCCGACGGCCGCGGCCAACCGGCGCGTGTCGATCACCCTGCTGCGCCAGAACCGGGACGAGCCCGTGCGATGA
- a CDS encoding N-formylglutamate amidohydrolase gives MDLPAQTEARAADPLVIIRPARQTMPVVFASPHSGQDYPAQLLAQARLAPLALRRSEDSFVDELFAAAPAHGAPLIAATFPRVWCDVNREPWELDPTMFDGPLPPWVNTSSPRVGAGLGTIARIVATGETVYRRRLSFAEAEARIRACWEPYHAALAELIAETRARFGVCLLVDCHSMPAHPAQAAHPPDMVLGDAHGTACAPRATRIVEEVLTGQGYRVRRNDPYAGGYVTRHYGRPRDGTHALQIEIARALYMDETRIERAPGLAPLARDLTTLIDVLGRTDWTFLRP, from the coding sequence ATGGACCTTCCTGCCCAGACCGAAGCGCGCGCGGCGGACCCGCTCGTCATCATCCGGCCCGCGCGGCAGACGATGCCCGTCGTCTTTGCCTCTCCGCATTCCGGGCAGGACTACCCGGCGCAGCTACTGGCGCAGGCGCGCCTGGCGCCGCTCGCGCTACGCCGCAGCGAGGACAGCTTCGTCGACGAACTGTTCGCCGCCGCCCCGGCGCATGGCGCGCCGCTGATCGCTGCCACCTTCCCGCGGGTCTGGTGCGACGTGAACCGCGAACCCTGGGAACTCGACCCCACCATGTTCGACGGGCCGCTGCCGCCCTGGGTGAACACATCGAGCCCCCGCGTGGGGGCGGGCCTGGGGACCATCGCGCGCATCGTCGCGACCGGGGAGACCGTGTATCGCCGCCGGCTGTCCTTCGCCGAGGCCGAGGCCCGCATCCGCGCCTGCTGGGAGCCTTACCACGCCGCCCTGGCCGAACTGATCGCCGAGACCCGGGCCCGCTTCGGCGTGTGCCTGCTGGTCGATTGCCATTCCATGCCGGCCCACCCGGCGCAGGCCGCGCATCCGCCGGACATGGTGCTGGGCGATGCGCACGGGACCGCCTGCGCCCCCCGCGCGACGCGGATCGTGGAGGAGGTGTTGACCGGGCAGGGCTATCGCGTCCGGCGTAACGACCCCTATGCCGGGGGCTATGTCACGCGCCACTACGGGCGCCCGCGGGACGGCACCCATGCGCTGCAGATCGAGATCGCGCGCGCGCTGTACATGGACGAGACGCGGATCGAGCGCGCGCCCGGCCTCGCGCCGCTGGCGCGGGACCTGACCACCCTGATCGACGTGCTCGGGCGGACGGACTGGACCTTCCTGCGCCCATGA
- a CDS encoding transglycosylase SLT domain-containing protein, with translation MLALAVPAAARAQPAADPGLACRGAISAAEREAAIPAGLLQAIGRVESGRRDPVTGRFAPWPWTINAEGRGMYFPTREAAIAEVRQLQSRGVRIIDVGCMQVNLHHHPNAFPTLEQAFDPLTNARYAARFLTELQSTRNDWARAAGHYHSQTPERAEPYRARVLAAWAQEQNRPSGDGAAEAMALAALGAARGATGLAQGGDRARIIPLPAGGAGAGQGRGLDAYRSAPIMMVGRPAVTAPVAQPAVNIPPPRGPFAFFRRSG, from the coding sequence ATGCTGGCGCTGGCGGTCCCGGCGGCGGCTCGGGCGCAGCCAGCTGCCGATCCCGGCCTGGCCTGCCGCGGCGCCATCAGCGCCGCCGAGCGCGAGGCAGCCATCCCCGCCGGCCTGCTGCAGGCGATCGGCCGCGTGGAGTCGGGCCGCCGAGACCCCGTCACCGGGCGCTTCGCCCCCTGGCCCTGGACCATCAACGCCGAGGGCCGCGGCATGTATTTCCCGACCCGGGAGGCAGCGATTGCCGAGGTGCGGCAACTCCAGTCCCGTGGTGTCCGCATCATCGATGTCGGCTGCATGCAGGTGAACCTGCACCACCACCCGAACGCCTTTCCGACCCTGGAACAGGCCTTCGACCCGTTGACGAATGCCCGCTATGCGGCGCGCTTCCTGACCGAACTGCAATCGACTCGGAACGACTGGGCGCGCGCCGCCGGCCACTATCACTCCCAGACGCCCGAACGGGCCGAGCCCTATCGGGCACGGGTGCTCGCCGCCTGGGCGCAGGAACAGAACCGGCCGAGCGGTGATGGCGCGGCGGAGGCGATGGCGCTGGCGGCGCTGGGCGCTGCGCGCGGTGCCACGGGCCTCGCCCAGGGCGGCGATCGCGCGCGGATCATCCCGCTGCCGGCGGGCGGTGCCGGGGCGGGGCAGGGCCGGGGCCTCGATGCCTACCGATCGGCGCCGATCATGATGGTCGGCCGGCCGGCCGTGACCGCACCGGTGGCGCAGCCCGCGGTGAACATCCCGCCGCCGCGCGGGCCCTTCGCCTTCTTCCGACGGTCGGGCTGA
- a CDS encoding CaiB/BaiF CoA transferase family protein: MSGSRPLEGLLVVAMDQAVAAPYCASRLADAGARVIKIERPEGDFARGYDSVANGLSSYFVWLNRGKESVCLDIKAPEDKALLERLISKADVFIQNLAPGAMKRAGFGSAELRAKHPRLITVDISGYGEEGDYATMKAYDLLVQAESGLAYVTGRAEGPGRVGVSACDIACGMHAYAAVLEALLSRGITGQGKGIAVSLFDGMADWMSVPLLQYEGTGKNPPRIGLAHPSICPYGAFTTKDGHEVLIAIQNEREWATFCAHFLDEPDLPRTPGFTVNNDRVAHRPMVDAHIGKMFAGLTRDECAAKLRRANTAYGFVNDCGGLQNHPALKRAPVQTEKGPVPIALPPARLSDGVRPFGPVPALGQHTDAVRAEFAA; this comes from the coding sequence ATGAGCGGTTCGCGCCCCCTCGAGGGCCTTCTCGTTGTCGCCATGGACCAGGCCGTGGCCGCGCCCTACTGCGCCTCGCGCCTGGCGGATGCCGGCGCGCGCGTCATCAAGATCGAACGGCCCGAGGGCGATTTCGCGCGCGGCTACGACAGCGTGGCGAACGGGCTGTCGTCGTATTTCGTCTGGCTGAACCGCGGCAAGGAGAGCGTCTGCCTCGACATCAAGGCGCCGGAGGACAAGGCGCTGCTCGAACGTCTGATCAGCAAGGCCGATGTTTTCATCCAGAACCTCGCCCCCGGTGCAATGAAGCGCGCGGGCTTCGGCTCGGCGGAGCTCCGCGCGAAGCATCCGCGGCTGATCACCGTGGACATCTCCGGCTATGGCGAGGAAGGCGACTACGCCACCATGAAGGCCTATGACCTGCTGGTGCAGGCGGAATCCGGCCTCGCCTACGTCACCGGCCGTGCGGAAGGCCCGGGCCGCGTCGGCGTCTCCGCCTGCGACATCGCCTGCGGCATGCATGCCTATGCCGCCGTGCTGGAAGCCCTGCTGAGCCGCGGCATCACCGGCCAGGGCAAGGGCATCGCCGTCAGCCTGTTCGACGGCATGGCGGACTGGATGTCCGTGCCGCTGCTGCAATACGAGGGCACCGGCAAGAACCCGCCGCGCATCGGCCTGGCGCACCCCTCCATCTGTCCCTACGGCGCCTTCACCACGAAGGACGGGCACGAGGTGCTGATTGCCATCCAGAACGAGCGCGAATGGGCCACCTTCTGCGCGCATTTCCTGGACGAGCCCGACCTGCCCAGGACCCCGGGCTTCACGGTGAACAACGACCGAGTCGCGCATCGCCCGATGGTGGATGCGCATATCGGCAAGATGTTCGCCGGCCTGACGCGCGACGAATGCGCTGCCAAGCTGCGCCGCGCGAACACCGCCTATGGCTTCGTGAACGATTGCGGCGGGCTGCAGAACCACCCGGCGCTGAAGCGCGCCCCGGTCCAGACCGAGAAGGGGCCGGTGCCGATCGCGCTGCCGCCCGCGCGCCTGTCCGATGGCGTGCGGCCGTTCGGTCCGGTGCCAGCGCTCGGACAGCACACCGATGCGGTGCGGGCGGAATTCGCGGCCTGA
- a CDS encoding HAD family hydrolase encodes MTGLPVAIAYDFDGTLAPGNMQEHVFLPQLGIEPAQFWAEANALAVDQQGDRILTYMHRMLEWARFKHLPVRRADWIAQGAGISLFPGVDEWFDRMNLAAARRGIALEHYVISSGLRELIEGTSIRRQFRAVFASGFLYDGSDVAIAPAIAVNYTTKTQYLFRINKDALDVADDAAVNAFVPQDRRRIPFPNMIFIGDGDTDIPCFRTVKEMGGHSVAVFPEGDAGRAARTRALIAEGRVHCAVPADYREGAALEARILAILDLLAARARVTAPMPE; translated from the coding sequence GTGACGGGCCTGCCCGTCGCCATCGCCTACGACTTCGATGGCACGCTGGCGCCGGGCAACATGCAGGAACACGTCTTCCTGCCGCAGCTCGGCATCGAACCCGCGCAGTTCTGGGCGGAGGCGAATGCCCTGGCGGTCGACCAGCAGGGCGACCGCATCCTCACCTACATGCATCGCATGCTGGAATGGGCGCGCTTCAAGCACCTGCCGGTGCGCCGCGCCGACTGGATCGCGCAGGGCGCGGGCATCAGCCTGTTCCCCGGCGTGGACGAATGGTTCGACCGGATGAACCTCGCTGCGGCCCGGCGCGGCATTGCGCTCGAGCACTACGTCATCTCCTCCGGCCTGCGCGAATTGATCGAGGGCACGTCGATCCGCCGGCAGTTCCGCGCCGTCTTCGCCTCGGGCTTCCTGTATGACGGGTCGGATGTCGCCATCGCGCCGGCCATCGCGGTGAACTACACCACCAAGACGCAGTACCTTTTCCGCATCAACAAGGATGCGCTGGACGTTGCCGACGATGCGGCGGTGAACGCCTTCGTGCCGCAGGACCGGCGCCGTATCCCCTTCCCCAACATGATCTTCATCGGCGACGGCGACACCGACATTCCCTGCTTCCGCACGGTGAAGGAAATGGGCGGGCACTCCGTCGCGGTGTTTCCCGAAGGCGATGCCGGCCGCGCCGCGCGCACACGGGCGCTGATCGCAGAAGGGCGCGTGCATTGCGCGGTGCCCGCCGACTACCGCGAGGGGGCCGCGCTCGAAGCCCGCATCCTCGCCATCCTTGACCTGCTGGCGGCGCGCGCACGCGTCACCGCACCGATGCCGGAGTGA
- a CDS encoding acyl-CoA dehydrogenase family protein: MDMQMPTDAHAEIREEVRKLCSRFPGEYWRELDTRRGYPTEFVQALTEAGWLSALIPEEYGGSGLPLSAAAAILEEIHATGCNAAACHAQMYIMGTILKHGSPEQKAKYLPKIATGELRLQAFGVTEPTSGTDTTSLRTFAKKEGDKYIVNGQKIWTSRAEHSDLMLLLARTTPKDQVAKRTEGLSTFIVDMKAALGNGLTIRPIRTMMNHNSCEVFFDNMEVPAENLVGVEGKGFRYILDGMNAERLLIASESIGDAKWFINKSVEYSKQRVLFGRPIGQNQGVQFPIAKAYAQMRAAEALIQKGLQKFEAHLPCGEEANMGKMLGADAAWAAAEACVQTHGGFGFAEEYDVERKFREARLYQVAPISTNLVLSYIGEHVLGMPRSY, from the coding sequence ATGGACATGCAGATGCCGACCGACGCCCATGCCGAGATCCGGGAGGAGGTGCGCAAGCTCTGCAGTCGCTTCCCCGGCGAGTATTGGCGTGAACTCGATACCCGCCGCGGCTACCCGACCGAATTCGTGCAGGCGCTGACCGAGGCCGGCTGGCTCTCGGCGCTGATCCCCGAGGAATATGGCGGGTCGGGCCTGCCGCTCTCGGCGGCCGCTGCGATCCTCGAGGAAATCCACGCGACCGGCTGCAACGCCGCCGCCTGCCACGCCCAGATGTACATCATGGGCACGATCCTGAAGCACGGCAGCCCCGAGCAGAAGGCGAAGTACCTGCCCAAGATCGCCACCGGCGAGTTGCGCCTGCAGGCCTTCGGCGTGACGGAGCCGACGTCGGGGACCGACACCACGTCGCTGCGGACCTTCGCGAAGAAGGAGGGCGACAAGTACATCGTCAACGGCCAGAAGATCTGGACCTCGCGCGCCGAGCATTCCGACCTGATGCTGCTGCTGGCCCGCACCACGCCGAAGGACCAGGTCGCCAAGCGCACCGAGGGCCTGTCCACCTTCATCGTCGACATGAAGGCCGCACTCGGCAACGGGCTGACCATCCGCCCCATCCGCACGATGATGAACCACAACTCGTGCGAAGTGTTTTTCGACAACATGGAAGTGCCGGCCGAGAACCTGGTCGGCGTCGAGGGCAAGGGCTTCCGCTACATCCTGGACGGCATGAACGCCGAGCGCCTGCTGATCGCGAGCGAGAGCATCGGCGACGCCAAGTGGTTCATCAACAAGTCGGTCGAGTATTCCAAGCAGCGCGTGCTGTTCGGCCGCCCGATCGGCCAGAACCAGGGCGTGCAGTTCCCGATCGCCAAGGCCTATGCCCAGATGCGCGCCGCCGAGGCGCTGATCCAGAAGGGCCTGCAGAAGTTCGAAGCCCACCTGCCCTGCGGCGAGGAAGCCAACATGGGCAAGATGCTCGGCGCCGATGCAGCCTGGGCGGCGGCGGAAGCCTGCGTGCAGACCCACGGCGGCTTCGGCTTCGCCGAGGAATACGACGTGGAGCGCAAGTTCCGCGAGGCGCGGCTGTACCAGGTCGCGCCTATCAGCACGAACCTGGTGCTGTCGTATATCGGCGAGCATGTGCTGGGGATGCCGCGGAGCTACTGA
- a CDS encoding D-2-hydroxyacid dehydrogenase — protein sequence MLPPRDQLTICFAHVAYRFGDRFALRNTGIRAIEVRSREELDAQVGQADVLVCSGMWRNDLPAIATKLRFVQSASAGTDQYDRDVLRGAGIRLASGQGINANAVSEHAIALMLSILRRIPEARDNQAKRIWRGMQGDFAKREDEAGGKTVLLVGLGRIGGRIARLCKALGMNVIGVRQNVAGGAEGADEVHSFRDFVSLVPRADFVVLACPLTDDTRGLMGAAALAAMKPDAHLVNVARGRVVDEAALVATLQAGRIKGAALDVTADEPLPQDSPLWAMPNVLITPHTGGETHMYEDNVLDFMMENIARLQRGEAALVNQIV from the coding sequence ATGCTGCCGCCGCGCGACCAACTGACCATCTGCTTTGCCCATGTGGCCTACCGCTTCGGGGACCGCTTCGCGCTGCGCAACACCGGCATCCGCGCCATCGAGGTGCGGTCGCGCGAGGAGCTCGACGCGCAGGTGGGCCAGGCGGATGTGCTGGTGTGCTCGGGCATGTGGCGCAACGACCTGCCGGCCATCGCGACGAAGCTGCGCTTCGTGCAGTCGGCCAGCGCGGGCACCGACCAGTATGACCGCGACGTGCTGCGCGGTGCGGGGATCCGCCTGGCCAGCGGGCAGGGCATCAACGCCAATGCGGTGAGCGAGCACGCCATCGCGCTGATGCTCTCGATCCTGCGGCGTATCCCGGAAGCGCGCGACAACCAGGCGAAGCGCATCTGGCGCGGCATGCAGGGCGACTTCGCCAAGCGCGAGGACGAGGCGGGCGGGAAGACCGTGCTGCTGGTGGGCCTGGGCCGCATCGGCGGGCGCATCGCGCGGCTGTGCAAGGCGCTCGGCATGAACGTCATTGGCGTGCGGCAGAACGTGGCGGGCGGCGCGGAGGGCGCGGACGAGGTGCATTCCTTCCGCGACTTCGTCTCGCTGGTGCCGCGCGCGGATTTCGTGGTGCTGGCCTGCCCGCTGACGGATGACACCCGCGGGCTGATGGGCGCGGCCGCACTGGCGGCGATGAAGCCGGACGCGCACCTGGTGAATGTCGCGCGCGGGCGCGTGGTGGACGAGGCGGCGCTGGTCGCCACGCTGCAGGCCGGGCGCATCAAGGGTGCCGCGCTGGACGTGACGGCGGACGAACCTCTGCCGCAGGACAGCCCGCTCTGGGCGATGCCGAACGTGCTGATCACGCCGCATACCGGCGGCGAGACGCATATGTACGAGGACAACGTGCTGGACTTCATGATGGAGAACATCGCGCGTCTGCAGCGTGGCGAGGCCGCGCTGGTGAACCAGATCGTCTGA
- a CDS encoding M20 family metallopeptidase: protein MPSREGALTRAATFFDTGGFKALLTDLVAIPSTAQEEGREADLDRYLNGAIRPWLERLGFDVQVRPNPLEGFGPILTATRVEDAARPTVLLYGHGDTVRGLEDQWRAGLTPWVLTEEDGLWYGRGTADNKGQHALNIAALEAVLAERGGKLGFNVKVVLEMAEERGSKGLRDFVAAHADELKADVLIASDGPRVEPEVPTIATGTRGTFHFDLVIKLRPGGVHSGHWGGLTRDPAIILAHALTSMMDRNGRVLVRGILPPTMPNSVRSVLAGCPVGGGGDAATIDEGWGEPGLTSAEKIYGWNSLIVLSMISGRPENPVNAVAPDARAHCQIRYTVDSDPATFGKAIRDHLDAHGFPEVEMQTSFMRMSASRTDPDHPWVRWAQASMAKSLGKKVQIIPNASGGLPGDVFVDHLGVPLVWVPHSYNGCKQHGPDEHLLIAPAREGILAFAGMWWDLGEAGTP from the coding sequence ATGCCCAGCCGCGAAGGCGCCCTGACCCGTGCCGCCACCTTCTTCGACACCGGCGGATTCAAGGCTCTGCTGACCGACCTGGTCGCCATCCCGTCCACCGCGCAGGAGGAAGGGCGCGAGGCCGACCTGGACCGCTACCTGAACGGCGCCATCCGGCCCTGGCTGGAACGCCTCGGCTTCGATGTGCAGGTGCGCCCCAACCCGCTGGAAGGCTTCGGGCCGATCCTGACCGCGACGCGTGTCGAGGACGCCGCGCGCCCGACCGTGCTGCTATATGGCCACGGCGACACGGTGCGCGGGCTGGAAGACCAGTGGCGCGCCGGCCTCACGCCCTGGGTGCTGACCGAGGAGGACGGCCTCTGGTACGGCCGCGGCACCGCCGACAACAAGGGCCAGCACGCGCTGAACATCGCGGCGCTTGAGGCCGTGCTGGCCGAACGCGGCGGCAAGCTTGGCTTCAACGTCAAGGTCGTGCTGGAGATGGCGGAGGAGCGCGGTTCGAAAGGCCTACGCGATTTCGTCGCCGCCCATGCCGATGAGCTGAAGGCCGATGTGCTGATCGCCTCCGACGGCCCGCGCGTGGAGCCCGAGGTGCCGACCATCGCCACCGGCACGCGCGGCACCTTCCACTTCGACCTGGTGATCAAGCTGCGCCCGGGCGGGGTGCATTCGGGCCATTGGGGCGGGCTCACGCGCGACCCGGCGATCATCCTGGCGCATGCGCTGACCTCCATGATGGACCGCAACGGGCGCGTGCTGGTGCGCGGCATCCTGCCGCCGACCATGCCGAATTCCGTTCGTTCGGTGCTGGCCGGCTGCCCGGTCGGCGGCGGCGGCGATGCGGCCACCATCGACGAGGGCTGGGGCGAACCCGGCCTGACGAGCGCCGAGAAGATCTACGGCTGGAACAGCCTGATCGTGCTGTCGATGATCTCGGGGCGGCCCGAGAACCCCGTGAATGCCGTGGCGCCCGATGCGCGCGCGCATTGCCAGATTCGCTACACGGTCGATTCCGACCCCGCCACCTTCGGCAAGGCCATACGCGACCACCTGGACGCGCACGGCTTCCCCGAGGTCGAGATGCAGACCTCCTTCATGCGGATGTCGGCCTCGCGCACCGATCCGGACCACCCCTGGGTGCGCTGGGCGCAGGCCTCCATGGCGAAGTCGCTGGGCAAGAAGGTGCAGATCATCCCGAATGCCTCGGGCGGGCTGCCGGGGGACGTGTTCGTGGACCACCTCGGCGTGCCGCTGGTCTGGGTTCCGCATTCCTACAATGGCTGCAAGCAACACGGGCCAGACGAACACCTGCTGATCGCACCCGCGCGCGAAGGCATCCTGGCCTTCGCCGGCATGTGGTGGGACCTGGGCGAAGCCGGCACGCCCTGA
- a CDS encoding EF-hand domain-containing protein, producing the protein MMRKTTIAALAAALMAGTASLAMAQPAPGAGPGGPAAGGPGREGGPGYHHHGRRGGGGFAVGEAFARADTNNDGRVTREEGVIWLQARFTEMDANRDGGVTIEELRAYYEAQRPEGRRGPPERMRERMQERGAAMFRFIDVNGDGRITFEELRPIAEAAFRAADRNADGALARDELRRGGRGDRPAQAQPGQPGAPAQPAQPSR; encoded by the coding sequence ATGATGCGCAAGACCACGATCGCGGCTCTGGCCGCGGCCCTCATGGCCGGCACCGCGAGCCTGGCGATGGCCCAGCCCGCGCCCGGCGCCGGCCCCGGTGGCCCCGCGGCGGGCGGTCCGGGGCGCGAGGGCGGCCCGGGCTACCACCACCACGGCCGCCGCGGCGGCGGCGGCTTCGCCGTGGGCGAGGCCTTCGCCCGCGCCGACACCAACAACGATGGCCGCGTGACACGCGAGGAAGGCGTGATCTGGCTCCAGGCGCGTTTCACCGAGATGGACGCCAACCGCGACGGCGGCGTGACCATCGAGGAACTGCGCGCCTACTACGAGGCGCAGCGCCCCGAAGGCCGCCGCGGCCCGCCTGAGCGTATGCGTGAGCGCATGCAGGAGCGTGGCGCTGCGATGTTCCGCTTCATCGATGTGAACGGCGATGGCCGCATCACCTTCGAGGAACTGCGGCCGATCGCCGAGGCCGCCTTCCGCGCGGCGGACCGCAACGCAGACGGCGCCCTGGCGCGTGACGAACTGCGCCGCGGTGGCCGGGGTGACCGCCCGGCGCAGGCCCAGCCTGGACAGCCCGGCGCGCCTGCCCAGCCGGCGCAGCCCTCGCGCTGA